The Crocosphaera subtropica ATCC 51142 genome includes a window with the following:
- a CDS encoding squalene/phytoene synthase family protein: MNLRNNALKTLRDTSRTFYIPISRLPGGLQDAVASAYLCMRAIDEVEDHPDLDNFTKGKILRQMSLNLQAAVEMSGIEDFSVGLVPYSHCLPDVSLRLGQWAMLAPETIAPRVWDATASMADRMAYWAENNWTIRTKAHLDQYTFSVAGAVGLLLSDLWAWYDGTQTNRQYAIGFGRGLQAVNIVRNHREDLRRGVNFIPQGWKIEDVHQYARDNLKLADLYTQSLGPGPALDFCKIPLALAHGTLEVMALGKEKLSRSDVMALVQQVTR, encoded by the coding sequence ATGAATTTACGCAATAATGCTCTAAAGACTCTTAGAGACACCAGTCGAACCTTTTATATCCCTATCAGTCGTCTTCCTGGTGGGTTACAGGATGCTGTTGCTTCTGCTTACCTTTGTATGCGGGCTATTGATGAAGTAGAAGATCACCCCGATCTCGATAACTTCACCAAAGGCAAAATCCTGCGGCAAATGAGCCTTAATTTACAAGCAGCGGTAGAAATGTCAGGAATTGAAGACTTTTCCGTCGGATTAGTTCCCTATAGCCATTGTTTACCCGATGTCAGTCTGCGGTTGGGACAATGGGCGATGTTAGCCCCTGAAACCATTGCCCCGAGAGTTTGGGATGCCACAGCATCTATGGCTGATCGCATGGCTTATTGGGCTGAAAATAACTGGACAATTCGCACGAAAGCCCATTTAGATCAATATACTTTTAGTGTTGCCGGTGCTGTCGGACTATTATTATCGGATTTATGGGCTTGGTACGATGGCACCCAAACCAACCGTCAATATGCCATTGGTTTTGGTAGAGGGTTACAAGCGGTTAATATTGTGCGGAATCATCGAGAAGACTTGCGCCGTGGGGTGAATTTTATTCCACAAGGATGGAAAATTGAAGATGTCCATCAATACGCCCGTGATAACCTAAAATTAGCCGATCTTTACACCCAGTCTTTAGGGCCAGGTCCTGCTTTAGATTTTTGTAAAATTCCTTTAGCGTTAGCCCACGGAACCTTAGAAGTCATGGCTTTAGGTAAAGAAAAATTGAGTCGTAGTGATGTGATGGCATTGGTACAACAGGTCACCCGTTAA
- a CDS encoding YlxR family protein: MKPNYRRCISCRRVAPKEAFWRIVRVYPSRQVQLDQGMGRSAYLCPNASCLTLASKKNRLGRGLKTSIPERIYQQLWKRLEKSVLDT, encoded by the coding sequence ATGAAACCCAATTATCGACGTTGTATCAGTTGCCGTCGGGTTGCTCCCAAAGAAGCATTTTGGCGAATTGTACGAGTCTACCCATCTCGCCAGGTACAATTAGATCAGGGCATGGGCAGATCAGCCTATCTCTGTCCTAACGCAAGTTGTTTAACCCTAGCCAGTAAAAAAAATCGTTTAGGACGGGGACTTAAAACCTCTATTCCTGAGAGGATCTACCAACAATTATGGAAACGTTTAGAAAAGTCTGTTCTAGACACTTGA
- the infB gene encoding translation initiation factor IF-2, whose translation MNNAHKVRIYDLSKELNLENREILEICGQLNIAVKSHSSTITESDAERIKGMVDKYLAQQGTSQANDGGASGDKKQQILAIHHKQVRPSSEAKRSETPSANLKSPRPPVPPKPPTPPTPPQKPTPSTAAQPSQATPQPPSQPSAPPEPEPMAANLLEPPQPPKPPVKSSPEASPKPISKPVKNKPSKPPAEGKNKVKPSKKASQNTPPKPKDKSQKPTVSKPEGSSETQATPKNLKKPGINKPDLKRPVAPQAEEEETPALVAPSVQPASAIDEEEDNDDTLDAVLKPKPQLKRPSPPRISKRKDWEEDEEEQEPKGKTNKGLTKGKRRFQPIDDDEDDFETELNANPVSLSLSLSTARPPKPKSQTKPNTNAQKPKKPTLKTADSSPDRSRTERRERPEARQKPEKVVLDRNLTVRELSEHLQIAETEIIKHLFSKGIAVNITETLDQDTAKMVTEAFDIEVEIPEAKSAATKNTEMLDEQDLENLQRRPPVVTIMGHVDHGKTTLLDSIRKTKVAQGEAGGITQHIGAYHVDITHEGETQQIVFLDTPGHEAFTAMRARGARVTDMAILVVAADDGVQPQTREAISHAQAAEVPIVVAINKIDKPEANPDRIKQELSELSLVPEEWGGETIMVPVSALKGENLDELLEMLVLVSEVEELVANPDRLAKGTVIEANLDRTRGPVATLLVQNGTLRVGDAIVAGSVFGKIRAMIDDRGNKVEEASPSFAVEILGLNSVPAAGDEFEVYPSEKEARTIAENNAENQRQTRLQQAMSSRRVTLSTLSAQAQEGELKELNLILKADVQGSVEAILGALEQLPQNEVQIRVLLASPGEVTETDVDLAAASGAVIIGFNTTLASGARAAADHEGVDIREYDIIYKLLDDIEGAMEGLLEPEEVESPLGQAEVRAVFTVGRGAVAGCYVQSGKVVRNRQIRVHRGDKVVYQGALDSLKRVKEDVREVNSGYECGIGVDKFNDWEEGDIIEAYELVMKRRTLAGKSS comes from the coding sequence ATGAACAACGCACACAAAGTCAGAATTTACGATTTATCAAAAGAATTGAATTTAGAAAACAGAGAAATTTTAGAAATTTGTGGTCAGCTAAATATTGCTGTTAAAAGCCACAGTAGCACTATTACTGAATCAGATGCAGAGCGAATTAAGGGAATGGTTGACAAATATCTGGCTCAACAAGGAACTTCTCAAGCCAACGATGGAGGAGCTTCAGGGGATAAAAAACAACAAATTTTGGCCATTCACCACAAACAGGTTCGTCCCAGTTCTGAAGCCAAGCGTTCAGAGACTCCATCAGCTAATTTGAAGTCTCCTCGTCCCCCCGTTCCCCCTAAACCGCCAACTCCTCCTACCCCACCCCAAAAACCGACTCCTTCCACAGCGGCTCAACCCTCACAAGCTACCCCTCAACCCCCCTCTCAACCCTCTGCTCCTCCAGAACCAGAACCAATGGCAGCCAATCTGTTGGAACCCCCTCAACCCCCTAAACCCCCAGTCAAATCTTCCCCTGAGGCATCCCCAAAACCGATCAGTAAACCGGTTAAAAATAAACCGTCTAAACCTCCTGCGGAAGGGAAAAATAAAGTTAAACCCTCTAAAAAAGCTTCCCAAAATACCCCTCCTAAACCTAAAGATAAATCCCAAAAACCAACGGTTTCTAAACCAGAAGGGTCAAGTGAGACTCAAGCCACTCCAAAAAATCTGAAAAAGCCTGGTATTAATAAGCCAGACTTAAAACGTCCTGTTGCTCCCCAAGCAGAGGAAGAGGAAACCCCGGCTTTAGTGGCTCCGTCGGTGCAACCAGCGTCAGCTATTGACGAGGAAGAGGATAATGATGATACTCTCGATGCTGTTCTCAAACCTAAACCTCAATTAAAACGTCCCTCTCCCCCCCGTATCTCTAAACGGAAAGATTGGGAAGAGGATGAAGAGGAACAAGAACCCAAAGGTAAAACTAATAAAGGATTAACTAAAGGAAAACGCCGTTTCCAACCTATCGACGATGATGAGGACGATTTTGAAACCGAACTCAATGCTAATCCGGTTTCTCTCAGTTTAAGTCTGTCTACAGCCCGTCCCCCGAAACCGAAATCTCAAACCAAACCTAACACAAACGCCCAAAAACCGAAAAAACCAACCCTCAAAACCGCCGATAGTAGTCCCGATCGCAGTCGCACAGAGCGACGAGAACGGCCAGAAGCTCGTCAGAAGCCTGAAAAAGTTGTTCTTGATAGAAACTTAACGGTTAGGGAACTCTCAGAACACTTGCAAATTGCTGAAACCGAAATTATTAAACATCTGTTTTCCAAAGGCATTGCGGTTAATATCACCGAAACATTAGACCAAGATACGGCCAAAATGGTCACAGAAGCCTTTGATATTGAGGTAGAAATTCCTGAAGCTAAATCAGCGGCCACTAAGAATACAGAAATGCTCGATGAGCAAGACTTGGAAAATCTACAACGTCGTCCCCCTGTGGTTACCATTATGGGTCATGTAGATCACGGGAAAACGACCTTGCTCGACTCCATTCGTAAAACCAAAGTGGCTCAAGGAGAAGCAGGCGGTATTACCCAACATATCGGGGCTTATCATGTGGATATCACCCATGAAGGAGAAACTCAACAAATTGTCTTCTTAGATACGCCAGGCCACGAAGCCTTTACCGCCATGCGAGCGAGAGGGGCTAGGGTCACGGATATGGCTATTCTAGTGGTAGCTGCCGATGATGGGGTACAACCGCAAACCAGAGAAGCCATTAGTCACGCTCAAGCAGCAGAAGTTCCCATTGTGGTGGCCATTAATAAAATTGATAAACCAGAAGCCAACCCCGATCGCATTAAACAAGAACTCTCCGAACTCAGTCTCGTCCCCGAAGAATGGGGCGGTGAAACCATTATGGTGCCGGTGAGTGCGTTGAAAGGAGAAAATCTCGATGAATTATTAGAGATGCTCGTCCTAGTTTCAGAAGTAGAAGAATTAGTGGCCAACCCCGATCGCTTAGCCAAAGGAACGGTCATAGAAGCCAACTTAGACCGCACCAGAGGACCCGTTGCTACCCTTCTGGTGCAAAATGGGACGTTACGGGTGGGAGATGCCATCGTAGCCGGTTCTGTCTTTGGTAAAATCCGTGCCATGATCGACGATCGAGGTAACAAAGTAGAAGAAGCTTCTCCTTCTTTTGCCGTAGAAATTTTGGGCTTAAATAGTGTGCCAGCTGCCGGGGATGAATTTGAGGTTTATCCCAGTGAAAAAGAAGCTCGCACCATTGCTGAGAATAATGCGGAAAATCAACGTCAAACCCGTCTGCAACAGGCCATGTCTTCCCGTCGGGTTACTTTAAGTACCCTATCCGCTCAAGCGCAAGAAGGGGAGTTAAAAGAACTTAATCTCATCCTCAAAGCGGATGTTCAAGGGTCTGTTGAAGCGATTTTAGGAGCGTTAGAACAGTTACCTCAAAATGAGGTGCAAATACGGGTTCTTCTTGCTTCTCCAGGAGAAGTAACGGAAACGGATGTGGATCTAGCAGCCGCTAGTGGTGCGGTAATTATTGGCTTTAATACCACCTTAGCCAGTGGTGCTAGGGCAGCAGCCGATCATGAAGGGGTAGATATTCGTGAATACGATATTATCTATAAACTTCTTGATGATATTGAGGGAGCGATGGAAGGGTTACTTGAACCCGAAGAAGTGGAATCTCCCCTAGGCCAAGCGGAAGTTCGGGCTGTATTCACCGTGGGTCGTGGTGCCGTAGCTGGTTGTTATGTACAGTCGGGTAAAGTCGTCCGTAACCGTCAAATTCGTGTCCACAGAGGCGACAAGGTGGTCTATCAAGGGGCCTTGGATTCTCTGAAGCGTGTCAAAGAAGATGTGCGAGAGGTTAACTCTGGTTACGAGTGTGGTATTGGTGTGGATAAGTTTAATGATTGGGAAGAAGGCGATATCATCGAAGCCTACGAACTGGTCATGAAACGCCGTACCTTAGCCGGAAAATCCAGTTAA
- the rimP gene encoding ribosome maturation factor RimP has product MTHPLIPQIIDLATPIVEEMGLDVVEVVFQTNKRPPVLRVDIRNPASDTSLNDCEQVSRALEAVLDETAIMPGAYVLEISSPGISRYLNSERDFIAFKGFEVNIATNPPYKDKKEWRGRLQGRDEKAVYLNRKGRAIAIPCAVITKVQLAD; this is encoded by the coding sequence ATGACTCATCCTTTGATTCCACAAATTATCGATTTAGCCACCCCCATTGTCGAAGAAATGGGGTTAGACGTAGTAGAGGTGGTGTTTCAAACCAATAAACGCCCTCCCGTCCTGCGGGTTGATATTCGTAACCCTGCCAGTGATACCAGCTTAAATGACTGTGAACAAGTGAGTCGTGCCTTAGAAGCTGTCTTAGATGAAACAGCCATTATGCCTGGGGCTTACGTCTTAGAAATTTCGAGTCCTGGCATTTCCCGATATTTAAACAGTGAACGGGACTTTATTGCTTTTAAGGGTTTTGAGGTCAACATTGCCACAAACCCTCCCTATAAGGACAAAAAAGAATGGCGGGGAAGACTCCAGGGACGAGATGAGAAAGCAGTTTATCTCAATCGCAAAGGACGAGCGATCGCCATCCCTTGTGCTGTCATTACTAAAGTGCAATTAGCAGATTAA
- the nusA gene encoding transcription termination factor NusA → MSLVSLPGLTQMIEEISQRHNLPKTAVQEALREALLKGYERFRRSQNLDRQQFYDEYFDNFEVELDTEEEGFRILSTKRIVEEVENSDHHISLQEVQEVASEAQLGDEVVLDVTPEQKDFGRMAAIQTKQVLLQKLRDQQRKLIQEEFHELEGTVLNARVLRFERQDIIVAVQSAFGQPEVEAILPKREQLPNDNYRANASFKVLLKKVREGSHRGPQLLVSRGAAGLVVDMFSVEVPEIEEDIVRIVAVSREANPPSRYVGPRTKIAVDTLERDVDPVGACIGARGSRIQAVVNELRGEKIDVIRWSPDPATYIANALSPARVDEVVLLNAEERHALVLVAEDQLSLAIGKEGQNVRLAARLTGWKIDIKDIALYKAEAEKRQLEAQAREEEDDEDDGTELAAMTPPVEEDESDLNSAEEFDNSTLS, encoded by the coding sequence ATGTCATTAGTGAGTTTACCGGGGTTAACCCAGATGATCGAAGAAATTAGTCAACGGCATAATTTACCGAAAACAGCTGTTCAAGAAGCCCTGAGAGAAGCGTTACTCAAAGGGTATGAGCGGTTTCGTCGTTCCCAAAATCTAGATCGTCAACAATTTTATGATGAATATTTTGATAATTTTGAGGTAGAACTCGATACCGAAGAGGAAGGGTTTCGTATTTTATCGACCAAAAGAATTGTCGAAGAGGTGGAAAATAGCGATCATCATATTTCTCTTCAAGAAGTGCAAGAAGTGGCCTCGGAAGCTCAACTGGGGGATGAAGTAGTCTTAGATGTGACCCCGGAACAAAAAGATTTCGGTCGTATGGCCGCCATTCAAACCAAACAAGTGCTTCTGCAAAAATTACGGGATCAACAACGTAAACTGATTCAAGAAGAATTTCATGAGTTAGAAGGAACGGTTCTCAACGCCAGAGTATTAAGGTTTGAGCGACAAGATATTATTGTTGCTGTACAAAGCGCCTTTGGGCAGCCAGAAGTTGAGGCTATTTTACCCAAACGGGAACAACTCCCTAATGATAACTATCGAGCTAACGCTTCTTTTAAAGTGTTACTCAAAAAAGTTAGAGAAGGTTCTCATCGTGGCCCTCAATTATTGGTTTCTCGTGGGGCTGCTGGTTTAGTGGTGGATATGTTCTCAGTGGAAGTTCCTGAAATTGAAGAAGATATCGTCCGTATTGTGGCCGTTTCGAGAGAAGCTAACCCTCCCTCTCGTTATGTTGGCCCTAGAACCAAAATTGCCGTCGATACGTTAGAAAGAGACGTTGATCCGGTTGGGGCCTGTATTGGAGCTAGAGGTTCTCGTATTCAAGCAGTCGTCAATGAACTTAGAGGAGAGAAAATTGATGTCATTCGTTGGTCCCCAGACCCGGCCACCTATATCGCCAACGCTTTGAGTCCGGCCCGAGTCGACGAAGTTGTGTTATTAAATGCAGAAGAACGTCACGCCCTAGTCTTAGTAGCCGAAGATCAACTCAGCTTAGCCATTGGCAAAGAAGGTCAAAACGTTCGTTTAGCCGCCCGTTTAACCGGATGGAAAATTGATATCAAAGATATTGCCCTCTATAAAGCCGAGGCCGAGAAACGACAACTCGAAGCCCAAGCAAGGGAGGAAGAGGACGACGAGGACGATGGAACTGAGTTGGCGGCCATGACCCCTCCTGTTGAAGAAGATGAGTCTGATCTCAACAGTGCAGAGGAATTTGATAATTCCACCCTGTCTTGA